From a region of the Apibacter sp. B3706 genome:
- a CDS encoding RHS repeat-associated core domain-containing protein produces MKFIYTLGMSVFLSMTVPITAQSLLSEDNDLDKNVNGIKNKMDKEDLENPNKPLLRVIGDFIEEDRNELYPPENGPLAHFADSKGELNVSTFGSTNYKVPIALPPGIKNVAPQIALTYNSSSDNGVAGYGWNIAGISSISLVSTRIDIDGFVDGVNFNENDKYSLDGQRLVIREGDYGKENTVYQTEIYSNLYIVSVGMVSMPGIDGKRPKYFKVLFPDGTMALYGSSDDSRGVTEWLIKKWVDLQGNYIEYFYDKNQNTTYINKIVWGKNEKKDTGYSNTIQFYYKKRERPEFAYVHGIKMVNNRILDKIEVTAGNQLFRKYQINHKAITGNYQRVVSVQEFNGNGEPSNPINFSYNTTNNTFDSYIKDKSDALWDLKYIKMIGDFSGNGQVDVIAGGKLYKDLFQNLGKESGSVIQINTEKLLNYPISTLTRGKMNNFQSIVTYKNNDLSYLAPSDFKNHTDNELILTVSNFNKEQNKFEQNYIRKIKYPHGGFHADECAGDPSKKFTYTNKVYYDFIEGDFNGDGISEIIVLGSVDKSIKRLRDVDGTDYRKNGDYLHSRRPNLHCISSPSKEYILPYYVDMNPLLPDKESYRVLNKADFLMYTNNYVIDFDGDGKSDIISFNKKAGYGKVGDFSISTLTKDKELKIIVSGNIPEYDGIKPVLFGDFNGDGKTDLLIPEKEGSSNWYLYLSKGNDFEKVFYQNLAEYLPLWKGKSHTKRRRYKTYRVADLNKDGKSDFIISIYESYGNGWDGSRNGKASLQYYENLGGEQKPMFASPIDTGIWSKYGYSDPITLLLADYSNNQKTGNLVFVQGNEIWKGAFNKDLRKDILLTGISESDGNIVTQIEYAPLEPNSKNNGLGNIEGVYHSSLTEKYPFKEISQASNLDVVKKLSITAGGKKREKEYKYFGLVSHAQGLGLLGFKKVAESSWKSQNISSINWNVTQYSPQYRGLPLSNWITRGNNLNLIMNERKEDYLISKKDFKYSIMRSSDKKWTKLLDKQYEKDYLTGIETKTKYSYDGFYNIKQKTIDNGVEIKTINYTYDDFPYAYDTRYYVGRLIQTNSQISAYGDEYTSEEKYSYSGNLVSKVMKKGHRTDYITEDMKYDVFGNLIEKTVSAPGVSPRTTKEEYDSTGRFVVKKTDINNLTEYFTYNNLGQVLSHTSPQGVLTESRYDNWGKVEDVRIIGSTIDPLFNITLYERTEGGGIKITTFNEDTHEYSRIHKDIFGNEIKSTIKGDQPEMYISKQTVYDELGRKIKESEPYIEGQEPLRWNTIEYDEFSRPVKQKLFTGKTITTTYKGLSVTTDDEVKKQTLTRDASGNIRMLNDNGEIIHYTYFANGNQKTAKYGDHTLTYLYDGWGRRISFKDPSVSTKPYTQEYNNYGELLKESTPEGTTTYTYSPTGRLLSKKMDDIGNYLNVNYEYSNTGLLKKEYGYYNNQRFTYNYTYNNNNLLVGTEEITQDVTYLNKYKYDFYGKIVKEEKIVYYGNLYSSVIVAYGYNENNGMLEKIDRLENGKYVPVWQITGVNERMQALSIKLGNGINIHNTIDKAGYITRMRHSSRRSHLLDIEYEFNWRNGNLNTRINNYSNWNEEFDYDRFERLVTWYDANGIHTLRYANDGRITDNSHVGEYQYQTLAHYKKSDIYLNSKGRNYYETAPLQQIRYNAFKKPSSIRAVEKLSYGSNKEFKNIHDLKFIYNIHGNRSSASFQLNSKEVQKKYYSNAQDVEIVTDKNSTTIITYIGGNPYEAPAANITNFKKGNYQKTDESLVYFHRDYQGSILAITNEKGGIIEKRLYDPWGKLIQVTDRQGNIETKNPKLIFMDRGYTGHEHFSQVGLIHMNGRMYDPVLKQFLSPDNNIQDPYNSQNYNRYGYVLNNPLKYTDPSGELFTLAGSAWLGAAVLGAAIGTVTYTTYALCTDSFLWGGFLKGLALGSAGGVAAYGVGSLAGVIRTGICTSTQTLTNLQVDILASGIEGVMNGLTQGIIQGISGGDIQQGISSGGISSLVSSTVGIGGMLAGMDENTIGGTLFFGTLSGGFGAVLSDGNFWQGAATGLIVSGLNHVAHKMLDPKRGELYIFENTKSVNGYGHSAIGGKLKDSGEESYRFISKEGRNQLDGNEIIGGESKKFDKYFSSFKSMMNDKKISGMYNKMMTIKKLSYREVAQALNVAYQSATSRYHFILSNCFHVVKDALNSIGIYGGGLGTFIPNNGFYNIYYHYNPKKWYE; encoded by the coding sequence ATGAAATTTATATATACCTTAGGTATGTCAGTCTTTCTCTCTATGACAGTACCGATTACAGCCCAATCGCTTTTATCTGAAGATAATGATTTAGATAAAAACGTAAATGGAATTAAAAATAAAATGGATAAGGAAGATCTCGAGAACCCTAATAAACCTTTGCTTCGTGTAATAGGTGATTTCATCGAAGAAGATCGCAACGAATTGTACCCTCCGGAAAACGGACCATTAGCCCACTTTGCGGATTCTAAAGGAGAATTAAATGTTTCCACTTTCGGGTCAACTAATTATAAAGTTCCCATAGCTTTACCGCCCGGAATAAAAAATGTTGCTCCCCAAATAGCTTTAACTTACAACAGCTCTTCAGATAATGGAGTAGCCGGGTATGGGTGGAATATAGCCGGAATTTCTTCTATTTCATTAGTTTCTACCCGAATAGATATTGATGGATTTGTGGATGGAGTTAATTTTAATGAAAATGATAAGTATTCCTTAGATGGACAACGTTTAGTTATTAGAGAAGGAGACTACGGAAAAGAAAATACAGTATATCAAACTGAAATTTATTCGAATCTTTATATTGTGTCTGTGGGTATGGTATCAATGCCGGGAATAGATGGGAAAAGGCCAAAATATTTTAAAGTACTTTTTCCGGATGGGACCATGGCTTTATACGGTTCATCAGACGATTCCCGAGGTGTAACCGAATGGCTTATAAAAAAATGGGTTGATTTACAAGGTAATTATATCGAATACTTTTATGACAAGAATCAAAATACAACCTATATTAATAAAATAGTATGGGGAAAAAATGAAAAGAAAGATACCGGATACAGTAACACTATTCAATTTTATTATAAAAAAAGAGAGCGTCCGGAGTTTGCTTATGTACATGGAATAAAAATGGTCAATAACCGTATATTGGATAAAATAGAGGTAACTGCAGGTAATCAATTATTTAGAAAATATCAAATTAATCATAAGGCAATCACAGGCAATTACCAACGAGTGGTTTCAGTACAAGAATTTAATGGAAATGGAGAACCGTCCAATCCAATTAATTTTTCTTATAATACAACAAATAATACATTTGATTCATATATAAAAGATAAATCCGATGCTTTATGGGATTTAAAGTATATAAAAATGATCGGAGATTTCAGTGGAAACGGCCAAGTAGATGTAATAGCCGGAGGAAAGTTGTATAAAGATTTATTTCAAAATCTTGGAAAAGAAAGCGGTAGTGTAATTCAGATAAATACAGAAAAGCTTTTAAATTATCCAATTTCAACCTTAACTCGGGGTAAAATGAATAATTTTCAATCTATAGTAACTTATAAGAATAACGATTTGAGTTATTTGGCACCTTCAGATTTCAAAAATCATACGGATAATGAATTAATTTTGACTGTATCTAACTTTAATAAGGAACAAAATAAATTTGAACAAAACTACATTAGAAAAATTAAGTATCCGCACGGAGGTTTCCATGCAGATGAATGTGCCGGTGATCCGAGTAAAAAATTTACTTATACCAATAAAGTATATTATGATTTCATCGAGGGCGATTTTAATGGAGACGGAATATCTGAGATTATAGTTTTGGGGAGTGTTGATAAAAGTATAAAAAGATTACGTGATGTAGACGGTACAGATTACCGGAAAAATGGAGACTATCTACATTCAAGAAGGCCGAACCTCCATTGTATAAGCAGCCCAAGTAAAGAATATATTTTACCGTATTATGTTGATATGAATCCCTTATTGCCTGATAAGGAAAGTTATCGAGTTTTAAATAAAGCTGATTTTTTAATGTATACAAACAATTATGTGATTGATTTTGATGGAGACGGAAAATCAGATATTATCAGTTTTAATAAAAAAGCCGGTTATGGAAAAGTTGGCGATTTTAGTATTTCGACACTAACCAAAGACAAAGAGTTGAAAATTATAGTAAGTGGTAATATACCGGAATATGATGGTATAAAACCCGTTCTTTTTGGCGATTTCAACGGAGACGGAAAAACAGACCTTTTGATTCCTGAAAAGGAAGGATCTTCTAACTGGTATTTATATTTATCCAAAGGAAACGATTTTGAAAAAGTCTTTTATCAAAATTTAGCAGAATATCTTCCCTTATGGAAAGGTAAAAGTCACACCAAAAGAAGAAGATATAAAACCTATAGGGTAGCAGATCTCAATAAAGACGGTAAATCGGATTTTATAATTTCAATATATGAATCATATGGAAACGGATGGGACGGATCGAGAAACGGAAAAGCAAGTTTGCAATACTATGAGAATTTGGGAGGAGAACAAAAACCGATGTTTGCCTCACCCATTGATACCGGCATATGGTCTAAATACGGATATAGTGATCCAATTACCTTGCTTCTTGCGGATTATAGTAATAATCAAAAAACAGGGAATTTAGTTTTTGTACAAGGAAATGAAATTTGGAAAGGCGCTTTTAATAAAGATTTGAGAAAAGATATATTATTGACAGGCATTTCAGAATCTGATGGAAATATTGTTACTCAAATTGAATATGCTCCTTTGGAACCTAATTCAAAAAATAACGGATTAGGAAATATAGAAGGAGTTTATCATTCTTCTTTAACAGAAAAATATCCCTTTAAAGAAATTTCACAAGCATCTAATTTGGATGTTGTCAAAAAGCTCTCTATAACAGCCGGAGGAAAAAAACGAGAAAAAGAGTACAAATATTTCGGGTTAGTATCTCATGCTCAAGGATTGGGATTACTAGGTTTTAAAAAAGTTGCAGAATCAAGTTGGAAATCTCAAAATATTTCTTCAATTAACTGGAATGTTACTCAATATTCACCTCAATATCGTGGTCTCCCGCTATCCAACTGGATAACTCGAGGAAATAATCTTAATTTGATTATGAATGAGCGGAAAGAAGACTATTTAATAAGTAAAAAAGATTTTAAATATTCAATCATGAGATCAAGTGATAAAAAGTGGACAAAATTACTTGATAAACAATATGAAAAAGATTACTTAACAGGTATTGAAACTAAAACAAAATATAGTTATGATGGATTTTATAATATAAAACAAAAAACCATCGATAATGGAGTAGAAATAAAAACTATAAATTATACGTACGATGATTTTCCGTATGCCTATGATACCAGATATTATGTAGGAAGATTAATTCAAACCAATAGCCAAATATCAGCATATGGAGATGAATATACTTCGGAAGAGAAATATTCCTACTCAGGTAACTTAGTTTCCAAGGTAATGAAAAAAGGGCACCGTACCGATTATATAACCGAGGATATGAAGTATGATGTTTTTGGCAATTTGATAGAAAAAACAGTATCTGCTCCGGGAGTTTCTCCTCGAACAACTAAAGAAGAATATGATTCTACCGGAAGATTTGTTGTTAAAAAAACAGATATAAATAATCTAACCGAATATTTCACTTATAATAATTTGGGGCAGGTATTGAGTCATACCAGTCCACAGGGTGTACTTACAGAATCTCGATATGATAATTGGGGGAAAGTTGAAGATGTAAGAATAATAGGTTCTACAATTGATCCACTATTCAATATTACCCTATATGAAAGAACAGAAGGAGGAGGAATAAAAATTACCACTTTCAATGAAGATACCCATGAATATTCCCGGATACATAAAGATATATTTGGAAATGAAATAAAATCCACGATCAAAGGAGATCAACCTGAAATGTATATATCCAAACAAACCGTATATGATGAATTAGGAAGAAAAATTAAAGAAAGTGAACCATACATTGAAGGGCAAGAACCCTTAAGATGGAATACGATAGAATACGACGAATTCAGTCGACCTGTAAAACAAAAACTTTTTACAGGTAAAACCATAACGACTACTTATAAAGGATTGTCCGTTACTACTGATGATGAAGTTAAAAAACAAACATTAACTCGAGATGCAAGTGGAAATATACGTATGCTTAACGATAATGGTGAAATAATTCACTATACCTACTTTGCCAACGGAAATCAAAAAACAGCTAAATATGGTGACCACACTCTGACTTATTTATATGACGGATGGGGTAGAAGAATATCTTTTAAGGATCCTTCGGTCAGCACCAAACCTTATACTCAAGAATATAATAATTATGGAGAATTGTTGAAAGAATCCACTCCGGAAGGAACTACTACTTATACTTATTCACCCACCGGAAGACTACTCTCTAAAAAAATGGATGATATAGGTAATTATCTAAATGTTAATTATGAATATTCCAACACAGGTTTATTGAAAAAAGAATACGGATATTATAACAATCAACGTTTTACGTATAATTATACTTACAACAACAATAACCTATTGGTAGGAACAGAAGAAATTACGCAGGATGTGACATATTTAAATAAATATAAATATGATTTTTATGGAAAAATAGTAAAAGAAGAAAAAATAGTTTACTATGGTAATTTATATTCTTCTGTCATAGTTGCTTACGGCTATAATGAAAACAACGGAATGTTGGAAAAAATAGATCGTTTAGAAAATGGAAAATATGTACCTGTTTGGCAAATAACAGGAGTCAATGAAAGAATGCAAGCTCTTTCGATTAAGTTGGGTAATGGTATAAATATTCATAATACTATTGATAAGGCTGGATATATAACAAGAATGAGGCATTCATCAAGACGGTCTCATCTCCTTGATATTGAATATGAATTTAATTGGAGAAACGGGAACTTAAATACTCGAATCAATAATTACTCCAATTGGAATGAAGAGTTTGATTATGACCGATTTGAGCGATTAGTTACCTGGTACGATGCCAATGGAATTCATACACTTCGCTATGCAAACGATGGGAGAATTACCGATAATTCGCATGTAGGAGAATATCAATATCAAACATTGGCACATTATAAAAAATCCGATATATATCTTAATTCAAAGGGTAGAAATTATTACGAAACTGCCCCACTTCAACAAATCAGATACAACGCATTTAAAAAACCATCATCAATTAGAGCAGTAGAAAAATTATCTTATGGCTCTAATAAGGAATTTAAGAATATTCATGACTTAAAATTTATCTACAATATCCATGGTAACCGCAGTTCGGCATCCTTTCAATTAAATTCAAAGGAAGTACAAAAAAAATATTATTCAAATGCCCAAGATGTAGAAATTGTTACCGATAAGAATTCAACCACGATTATAACCTATATAGGGGGGAATCCCTACGAAGCACCGGCTGCCAATATCACTAATTTCAAAAAAGGGAATTATCAGAAAACGGATGAATCTTTAGTTTATTTTCATAGAGATTATCAAGGTTCCATACTGGCTATAACAAATGAAAAAGGAGGTATTATTGAAAAAAGATTGTATGATCCTTGGGGGAAACTTATTCAAGTAACCGATAGACAAGGAAATATAGAAACTAAAAATCCTAAACTTATATTTATGGACCGCGGATATACCGGTCATGAACATTTTAGCCAAGTAGGGTTGATTCATATGAACGGACGTATGTACGATCCGGTTTTAAAACAATTTTTATCACCCGATAATAATATCCAAGATCCTTACAATTCACAGAATTACAATCGCTATGGATATGTATTGAATAATCCTTTAAAATATACCGATCCGAGCGGAGAATTATTTACTCTAGCAGGATCAGCCTGGTTAGGTGCGGCAGTATTAGGAGCTGCTATAGGAACCGTAACTTATACCACTTATGCATTATGCACCGACTCTTTTCTATGGGGGGGCTTTTTAAAAGGTTTAGCCTTGGGCAGTGCCGGTGGAGTTGCTGCTTATGGTGTAGGAAGCTTGGCGGGTGTAATACGAACCGGAATATGTACTTCTACGCAAACCTTGACAAATTTACAGGTTGATATATTAGCCTCAGGAATAGAGGGGGTTATGAATGGATTGACACAAGGAATCATACAGGGAATAAGCGGGGGAGATATACAACAAGGGATCAGCAGCGGAGGTATAAGTAGTCTGGTATCTTCAACAGTAGGAATTGGAGGTATGCTTGCAGGAATGGATGAAAATACAATAGGCGGAACCCTATTTTTTGGAACTTTAAGCGGAGGTTTTGGTGCGGTATTGTCTGACGGAAATTTCTGGCAAGGTGCGGCTACAGGATTAATAGTAAGCGGATTGAATCATGTGGCACATAAAATGCTGGATCCTAAGCGAGGAGAGCTGTATATATTTGAAAATACAAAATCTGTTAATGGATACGGTCATTCAGCAATAGGAGGAAAATTAAAAGATTCCGGAGAAGAATCTTATCGCTTTATATCCAAAGAAGGACGTAATCAATTGGATGGAAATGAAATAATTGGGGGTGAGTCAAAGAAATTTGATAAATATTTTTCTTCCTTTAAATCTATGATGAATGATAAAAAAATTTCAGGTATGTACAATAAAATGATGACTATAAAAAAACTAAGCTATAGAGAAGTAGCCCAAGCATTGAATGTTGCATATCAAAGTGCCACATCCAGATATCATTTTATATTATCCAACTGTTTTCATGTAGTTAAAGATGCATTAAACTCCATAGGAATCTATGGAGGGGGATTGGGAACTTTTATTCCTAATAATGGATTTTACAACATATATTATCATTATAACCCTAAAAAATGGTATGAATAA
- a CDS encoding phosphorothioated DNA-binding restriction endonuclease, giving the protein MDINQLQNKIIDITIWKKGEQRAPHKPLLLLYALSKYKQGHARLFHYKTEIEAQLLDLLKCFGPKRTHYYPNMPFWRLKNDGFWQLTNIENCININNPSKEPTGKQLALSQVYGGFDEPSYQYLKKNPSTIDLIAEQILSQHFPESVHESLINRLDFGLTDFNRQRDSYV; this is encoded by the coding sequence ATGGATATCAATCAATTACAAAATAAAATCATCGATATCACCATTTGGAAAAAAGGCGAACAACGAGCACCACATAAGCCTTTATTGCTACTGTATGCTTTATCAAAATATAAACAAGGTCATGCACGTTTATTTCATTATAAAACTGAAATTGAGGCACAGTTGCTTGATTTATTGAAGTGTTTTGGTCCCAAGCGTACGCATTACTATCCTAATATGCCATTTTGGCGATTGAAAAATGATGGATTCTGGCAATTAACCAATATTGAAAATTGCATCAATATCAATAATCCAAGTAAAGAGCCGACGGGTAAACAGCTAGCTTTATCACAAGTTTATGGGGGATTTGATGAACCATCCTATCAATATCTTAAAAAAAATCCATCTACTATCGATCTCATAGCAGAACAGATTTTAAGTCAACATTTTCCTGAAAGTGTGCATGAAAGTTTAATTAATCGACTTGATTTTGGTTTAACCGATTTTAATCGTCAACGTGATTCCTATGTTTAG
- the rplC gene encoding 50S ribosomal protein L3, translated as MSGIIGKKIGMTSLFDEEGKNIPCTVIEAGPCTVLQVRTEEKDGYYAVQLGFDDRSEKNVGKALLGHFKKAGSTPKRKMVEFRHGFDGLKIGEEVKVDLFSEGEYVDVTGTSKGKGFQGVVKRHGFGGVMQATHGQHNRLRAPGSIGAGSDPSRVFKGMRMAGRMGGNQVTVQNLQVIKVDNEKNLLIVKGAVPGPKNSYVIVRRWN; from the coding sequence ATGTCAGGTATTATTGGAAAAAAAATTGGCATGACCAGCTTGTTTGACGAGGAAGGTAAAAACATTCCTTGTACTGTTATAGAAGCGGGTCCATGTACAGTTTTACAGGTCAGAACCGAAGAAAAGGACGGCTATTATGCGGTTCAACTAGGTTTCGATGACAGAAGTGAAAAAAATGTCGGCAAAGCCCTTTTAGGTCACTTCAAAAAAGCAGGTTCAACACCAAAAAGAAAAATGGTGGAGTTTCGTCATGGGTTTGACGGATTGAAAATTGGAGAAGAAGTAAAAGTTGATTTATTTTCAGAAGGAGAATATGTTGACGTTACCGGAACTTCAAAAGGTAAAGGATTCCAAGGGGTGGTTAAAAGACACGGCTTTGGAGGGGTTATGCAAGCAACACACGGTCAGCATAACAGATTAAGAGCTCCGGGTTCTATTGGAGCAGGATCAGATCCATCCAGAGTATTTAAAGGAATGAGAATGGCTGGAAGAATGGGTGGAAATCAAGTGACAGTGCAAAATTTACAGGTTATAAAAGTGGACAATGAAAAAAATCTTTTAATTGTAAAAGGTGCAGTTCCGGGTCCTAAAAATTCATATGTAATTGTAAGAAGATGGAATTAG
- the rplD gene encoding 50S ribosomal protein L4: MELVVLDRSGKETGRKVTLDETIFGVEPNTHAVYLEVKQYLASQRQGTHKSKERSELSGSTRKLHRQKGTGGSRKGDINNPLFRGGARVFGPRPRDYRFKLNKSLKRIAKKSVFSQKLKENNLKVVEDLNFEAPKTKDFTKVLQDLGLANKKALFILGQSNKNVYLSSRNLQDAKVLGYNEISSYDILKANEVVLFESSVEKIQENLRK, translated from the coding sequence ATGGAATTAGTAGTACTAGATAGAAGCGGAAAAGAAACCGGAAGAAAGGTTACTTTAGACGAAACAATATTTGGAGTTGAACCGAATACACATGCTGTTTACTTAGAAGTAAAGCAATATTTGGCATCACAGAGACAAGGAACCCATAAATCTAAAGAAAGATCCGAATTAAGTGGATCAACTCGTAAACTTCACCGTCAAAAAGGAACAGGAGGTTCCCGAAAAGGGGATATCAACAACCCTTTGTTCAGAGGTGGAGCAAGAGTATTTGGACCTAGACCAAGAGATTACAGGTTCAAATTAAATAAATCATTAAAAAGAATAGCAAAAAAATCAGTTTTTAGTCAAAAATTAAAAGAAAACAACTTAAAAGTAGTTGAAGACTTAAATTTTGAAGCACCTAAAACAAAAGATTTTACTAAAGTTTTACAAGATTTAGGACTAGCTAACAAAAAAGCTTTGTTTATTTTAGGGCAGTCTAATAAAAATGTATACTTGTCATCACGAAATTTACAAGACGCTAAAGTATTAGGATATAACGAGATAAGTAGTTATGATATCTTAAAAGCGAATGAAGTGGTTTTGTTTGAAAGCTCAGTAGAAAAAATACAAGAAAATTTAAGAAAATAG
- the rplW gene encoding 50S ribosomal protein L23 — protein sequence MSVLIKPIISEKANEIAEKRNRYTFLVNTKANKSEIKYAVEQAYGVNVVAVRTLISAPVVKSKYTKTGLQVGKTNKLKKAMVDIKEGQTIDVFGNI from the coding sequence ATGTCTGTACTCATAAAACCTATTATATCAGAAAAAGCTAACGAAATCGCTGAAAAAAGAAATCGTTATACTTTTTTAGTAAATACTAAAGCGAATAAGTCAGAGATTAAATATGCTGTAGAACAAGCTTACGGAGTTAATGTAGTTGCAGTAAGAACATTAATTTCTGCACCTGTTGTTAAATCAAAATATACAAAAACAGGTCTTCAAGTTGGAAAAACTAATAAATTGAAAAAAGCAATGGTTGACATAAAAGAAGGTCAAACCATTGATGTATTTGGAAATATATAA
- the rplB gene encoding 50S ribosomal protein L2, with amino-acid sequence MSVRKLKPITPGQRFRIVNNFEEITTSKPEKSLLRGISKSGGRNNSGKMTMRYTGGGHKKRYREIDFKRNKFGIPATVKSVEYDPNRTAFIALLVYADGEKRYIVSPHGIKVGQKVVSGESVAPEIGNAMKLKSIPLGTVISCIELRPGQGAKMARSAGTSAQLIARDGKYAVLKMPSGETRMILVECMATIGSVSNSDHQLIVSGKAGRSRWLGRRPRTRPVAMNPVDHPMGGGEGRSTGGHPRSRKGMPAKGYKTRSKKKESNRYILQKRK; translated from the coding sequence ATGTCGGTAAGAAAATTAAAACCTATCACCCCCGGACAAAGATTCAGAATTGTTAACAATTTTGAAGAAATCACTACTTCAAAACCGGAAAAATCCTTACTAAGAGGAATTTCTAAATCAGGAGGTAGAAATAATTCCGGAAAAATGACCATGCGTTATACCGGAGGTGGACACAAGAAACGATACAGAGAGATCGATTTCAAGAGAAATAAGTTTGGCATTCCGGCTACTGTAAAATCAGTAGAATATGATCCAAACAGAACTGCATTTATCGCATTATTGGTTTATGCAGACGGTGAAAAACGCTACATTGTGTCTCCTCACGGTATTAAGGTAGGACAAAAAGTCGTTTCAGGAGAGAGTGTTGCTCCTGAAATTGGAAACGCAATGAAATTAAAAAGCATACCTTTAGGTACTGTTATTTCATGTATTGAGTTACGTCCCGGACAAGGAGCGAAAATGGCAAGAAGTGCCGGAACCAGCGCACAACTTATAGCCAGAGACGGTAAATATGCCGTTCTTAAAATGCCTTCCGGAGAAACTCGTATGATTTTAGTTGAATGTATGGCAACAATTGGTTCAGTTTCCAATTCAGATCATCAGCTAATCGTATCTGGTAAAGCAGGTAGAAGCAGATGGTTAGGAAGAAGACCAAGAACAAGGCCGGTAGCAATGAACCCTGTAGATCACCCAATGGGAGGTGGTGAAGGTAGATCAACCGGAGGACATCCAAGATCTAGAAAAGGTATGCCTGCAAAAGGATACAAGACTCGTTCAAAGAAGAAAGAATCGAATCGTTATATTTTACAAAAAAGAAAATAA
- the rpsS gene encoding 30S ribosomal protein S19, which produces MARSLKKGPYIHYKLNKKVQANIESGKKVVIKTWSRASMISPDFVGQTFAVHNGKQFVPVYVTENMVGHKLGEFSPTRVFRGHAGNKNKGNR; this is translated from the coding sequence ATGGCACGTTCGTTAAAAAAAGGACCTTATATTCACTATAAATTAAACAAGAAAGTTCAAGCAAATATAGAGTCAGGAAAAAAAGTCGTGATTAAAACATGGTCTAGAGCATCAATGATATCTCCGGATTTCGTTGGTCAAACGTTTGCAGTACATAACGGAAAACAATTTGTACCGGTATATGTAACTGAAAATATGGTTGGACATAAGCTAGGAGAATTTTCACCTACTCGTGTGTTTAGAGGTCATGCAGGAAATAAAAATAAAGGTAACAGATAA
- the rplV gene encoding 50S ribosomal protein L22, whose protein sequence is MGNRKQNSATARKEAKKNLAIARLNNCPTSPRKMRLVADIIRGVDVDKALYILKYSKKEASIRLEKLLLSAIANWQVKNEGKDIEEAKLYVKEIFVDGGSMLKRLRPAPQGRGYRIRKRSNHVTIILGNKNEVN, encoded by the coding sequence ATGGGTAACAGAAAACAAAATAGTGCAACAGCACGTAAAGAAGCTAAGAAAAATTTAGCAATTGCTCGCTTGAATAATTGTCCTACCTCGCCTAGAAAGATGAGATTAGTAGCAGATATCATTAGAGGCGTTGATGTTGATAAAGCATTATACATATTAAAATATTCAAAAAAAGAAGCTTCAATCAGATTAGAAAAACTTTTATTAAGTGCCATAGCTAATTGGCAAGTTAAAAATGAAGGTAAAGACATCGAAGAAGCTAAACTTTATGTAAAAGAAATTTTTGTTGACGGTGGATCTATGTTAAAAAGATTACGTCCTGCTCCTCAAGGGAGAGGATATAGGATTAGAAAAAGATCTAATCATGTAACAATTATTCTAGGAAACAAAAACGAAGTAAATTAA